The following coding sequences are from one Deltaproteobacteria bacterium window:
- a CDS encoding transcriptional regulator — protein MKNGSRQNVRWYDTVSSTESRSFSRTFRFAPFSLDLGNASLEKDGESLVLTPRAFALLRHLVERSPGLVTKEELLDVVWEGAIVGDAVIRVCMGEVRKVLGDNPDAPRYIETVHRKGYRFIADVTSSQRSVGSSEEPASMQGPAAEVKDAHSVSRPQQLAIAAGDLLTLAHEQEFELWKATGAVTQGWALARTGESEKGQTFITDAMESLRIIGLEIARSYYELVLADIQGRVGKRAEALAALAKAHDVMQMSGERFCEAELYRIRGELMLAGITKERSQEAPVQSQKVRIGTDFPSLRSACSPCPRRRASRSFTSERLRIPPGFPHSRE, from the coding sequence CTGAAGAACGGCTCTCGCCAGAACGTAAGGTGGTATGACACTGTGAGTTCTACAGAATCTCGGTCGTTTTCCCGAACTTTTCGCTTTGCTCCTTTTTCTCTTGATCTTGGTAACGCAAGCCTGGAGAAAGATGGGGAGTCGCTGGTTTTGACGCCGCGTGCGTTTGCGCTGCTCAGGCATTTGGTCGAACGCTCCCCTGGATTGGTGACGAAAGAAGAATTGCTTGATGTGGTATGGGAAGGGGCGATCGTTGGCGACGCAGTGATTCGCGTGTGTATGGGAGAAGTGCGCAAAGTCCTTGGCGACAATCCAGATGCACCGCGTTACATCGAGACTGTGCATCGCAAGGGATACCGCTTTATCGCGGACGTCACTAGTAGTCAGCGGTCAGTCGGCAGTAGTGAAGAACCGGCCAGTATGCAAGGTCCGGCGGCTGAGGTCAAAGATGCTCACTCCGTTTCCCGCCCTCAACAACTCGCAATCGCGGCAGGTGACCTGCTGACCCTTGCCCATGAACAAGAGTTTGAGCTGTGGAAAGCCACAGGGGCGGTCACGCAAGGGTGGGCACTGGCGCGTACAGGGGAGAGTGAAAAAGGGCAGACCTTCATTACCGATGCGATGGAGTCGTTACGTATCATCGGCTTGGAGATTGCACGGTCATATTACGAACTGGTACTGGCTGATATTCAGGGGCGGGTAGGGAAGAGAGCCGAGGCGCTTGCGGCACTCGCGAAAGCCCACGACGTCATGCAGATGAGTGGTGAGCGGTTTTGTGAAGCCGAGTTGTATCGCATACGCGGCGAGCTCATGCTTGCCGGGATCACAAAAGAGAGGAGTCAAGAGGCGCCAGTCCAGAGTCAAAAGGTCCGAATTGGCACGGATTTCCCGTCGTTAAGATCCGCGTGTTCGCCATGCCCGCGCAGGCGGGCATCCAGGAGCTTCACCTCTGAACGATTGCGTATTCCCCCTGGATTCCCGCATTCGCGGGAATGA
- a CDS encoding enoyl-CoA hydratase/isomerase family protein — MAEQVVLFEIRNNAGWVTLNRPTAMNALTPGVLAGIDAALDDFQKHPEIRVVVFTGAGRAFSAGADLKFIRESSGGNPRALQDFLQAVYTVLNRVERFPRPTIAAVNGLALAGGLELTLCCDLVIAAESAKLGDAHANFGLIPGGGSSVRLPRKVGPTRAKYLMYTGEFFPARELISYGLVNEVVPDNELMNAVEKVVGKLANKSPVGLEKMKYLVDDGLNQTADTALRLELLAFDLHMASEDVKEGLAAFEQKRPPQFKGR, encoded by the coding sequence ATGGCAGAACAAGTTGTGCTGTTTGAAATTCGCAATAATGCGGGATGGGTCACCCTGAACCGCCCAACGGCAATGAACGCGCTTACCCCTGGAGTCTTGGCAGGGATCGACGCGGCATTGGATGATTTTCAGAAACATCCTGAGATTCGTGTGGTGGTCTTTACTGGCGCTGGACGCGCCTTCAGTGCTGGCGCAGACCTCAAGTTCATCCGAGAATCGAGCGGTGGCAATCCACGTGCACTGCAGGACTTTCTCCAGGCGGTCTATACCGTTCTCAATCGCGTTGAGCGCTTCCCTCGCCCCACCATCGCTGCCGTGAACGGTCTCGCCTTAGCTGGCGGACTTGAACTCACACTCTGTTGTGACCTGGTCATTGCGGCAGAAAGTGCCAAGCTGGGAGATGCGCACGCCAACTTCGGACTGATTCCTGGGGGAGGCAGCTCTGTACGTTTGCCGCGCAAGGTTGGCCCTACCCGTGCGAAGTATCTGATGTACACAGGCGAGTTCTTCCCTGCACGAGAGTTGATCTCCTATGGACTGGTCAATGAAGTCGTTCCAGACAATGAGTTGATGAACGCAGTGGAGAAAGTCGTCGGTAAGCTGGCGAACAAGAGCCCTGTGGGCTTAGAGAAGATGAAATATCTGGTTGATGATGGCCTCAATCAAACCGCTGATACTGCATTGCGGCTTGAACTCCTTGCTTTCGATCTGCACATGGCGTCAGAAGATGTAAAAGAAGGACTTGCCGCATTCGAGCAAAAACGGCCCCCTCAATTTAAGGGACGGTGA